GGCGGTGCAACGGCTGGGTGATCAGGCGGACGCTCGGGCCGTTGGAGGCATTGACGGTGGAAGATGCACGGCACGCGGCGCGGGCGGTGCTCGCGGAAGCAGAGGCCGGTGACGGAGCGACGACGGTCCTGACGATGCGGGCGTTCGCACGGGTATTCCTCGCCGACTGCGCGGGGAGGTGGAAGCCCGCGACGCGGGAGAACTACGCGGGCACCGTGCGCCGCTGGATACTGCCTGCGTTCGGCAACCGTCTGGTCGATGCCGTCAGCGCGAAGGAAGTGCGGATCTGGATCGATGGCATCACGGCCTCGCATCCCGGTTCGGCGAACTGGGCGCTGGCGGCGATGTCGTCGCTGATGAAGCACACCGAGACGCTGGGGTTTCGGCTCGAGGACTCCAACCCGTGCCGGGGCCTTCGGCGGCGTAAGACCGGCTTCGAGGCTCACTACCTTACCGACGACGAGTTCGCCGCGCTGGGCGAGGCGCTCGACGGCGCCGAAGCCGAACATCCGATTGCGGTCGCCGCGTTGCGCTTCCTGCTCTACACGGGAGCGCGCAAGTCCGAGGCGTTGCGGCTCAGGTGGGAAGACGTTCACGGCGACCACGCGGTGCTGTCTGACAGCAAGACAGGTCCCCACACGATCTGAGCTCGCGTCTCCGGCCCGCGCCGTGCTCGCCGCGCTGCCTCGTGGCAATGACTGCCCATGGGTATTCGCATCGCGCCGCGGGAACCCGCTCAAGTTAGACAAGGCATGGCAGGCGGTCCGCGAAGCGGCGGGGTTGGGTCGCTTCGCATTCACGACCTGCGCCACTCCCACGCGGCGGTGGCAGTGAACGGCGGCGAGGGCCTTCGCGTGGTCGCCGGGCTGCTCGGCCATGCCGACATCGCGACCACCTTCGGCTTTGCGCACCTTGTTCGGTGTTGGACGCCGCCAACCGGGTCTCGCGCGGCCTTGCCGACATGCTTGACGGCGGGGAGGCGAACCATGACTGAACGCACCCGTCTGACCGATGCGTTGGCCCATGCAGCCCAACCTCGCGGGCGCGAGTATTCGATCCACGATACCGCCCTGCAAGGCGGCTTCATTCTCCGGGTCCAGCCGAACGGGGCGCGGTCCTGGGTGTTCCGCTACCGCCGTCCGCCGCGAGGACGGCTACTCGGAGCGGACGACCTGGTGAAGCTCGGCGCGGTCCTGCGTCGGCTCGAAGGCAAATGGACCCTCCGAGCCGCGGCGGTGCGGCTGATTCTGCTGACCGGATGCAGGCCCGGTGAGATACGCCGCTTGCGCTGGCGCGAGGTCAGGCCGGACAGGCTCGCCCTGATTGACGCCAAAAACCGGGCCAAGGTACGGAAAAGGGATACACGTGTCAGGGTCCTTCGGCAGAGGCGTTGCGGCCGAAGGCCTGCACCCCCGTCGGGTTGCCGACGCCGGGTGTAGTTCCGGGACCAATCGAGCCCAACTCGCTGGCGCTGTACACTCCCTTGATGGGACAGCCCCGTGCCCTCAGCACTTGGCGCGGACATTCCGCCTGGGGGCGCCCCGGATGTTGAACAGGCTCGGGCACAGAAGCGCGCCGTAGAACCGGGGGGTGGCCCGGTGAACTTGCGTTCCGGCGTACTAGTTGGCGAGCCTTCGCTGTTTGTATGTGCAGCCAGGCCAGGAC
This region of Deltaproteobacteria bacterium genomic DNA includes:
- a CDS encoding integrase, whose translation is RCNGWVIRRTLGPLEALTVEDARHAARAVLAEAEAGDGATTVLTMRAFARVFLADCAGRWKPATRENYAGTVRRWILPAFGNRLVDAVSAKEVRIWIDGITASHPGSANWALAAMSSLMKHTETLGFRLEDSNPCRGLRRRKTGFEAHYLTDDEFAALGEALDGAEAEHPIAVAALRFLLYTGARKSEALRLRWEDVHGDHAVLSDSKTGPHTI